The bacterium genomic sequence TTTTTGAACGTAGGATTGCAGACCTATTGATGCGAAGGGTAATACGCAGGCCAGCAGGCACAAACGCCCAATACAAGTCGCATTAGCCTACAGAATCAAACCAGACAATTAGTCAAAGCGGAAACTCAGGCTAGCGTGAAAAAGGCTTCTGCGGTTGACTGCTAATCTAAGCAGCAGCCCTCCGGCAGAACGTTATTCGCCCTTCTTCTCCGCCTTGGGCTTTTCCTTGGATTCTTCTTTCTTTTGCTGTTCTTCAGATTTGGCCTCTGACTTAGGCTCTGCCTCCGCAGCAGGTTTTTCCTTGGCTTGTTCGCCCTCTTTCGCGTCCGGCTTGGGCGTTTCGGCGGCTTCTGCTGCCTTCGCCTTCTCGGGGGCCTCTTTCGCCTGCGCAGCCGCAGCCGCATCCTGTTCCTTCTTTTCCTTCAGAGCCTGCCTTGCCTGCTCATCTCGTGCCAGCTGGTCAGCTGTCTTCAGGATTCTGAACTTGTAGGATTTAAGAGATGATTTTGCCCACAACTTCGCTCCCTTATAGACGCCAACCTGGAGGTAATGCGGGCGGCCGTCTGCGGTAACATTGCCATTGGTCTGGTAGCTAAGCACGGCGCCTCTTGCACGAACGCTTTTTGAGATGCTCTCGTAAGTATCTGGCAGCGATTCTTCCGTGGGGGCGGTAAAGACCTTGCCATCTGTCTCGCGGCAGATTCGAGAGAAGGTTCTTGTATCAGCCTCAGGGCCGAGCGCCACGAAGAAGATTCTTATGTTGTGCTCTTTTGCGAAGCTTATCGCCGTGAACCATTCCCGGACGCTGTTGTTATCCTCGCCGTCGCTCAGAACGATTATTACTTTCGCAGCATCACGGTAGGTGGGGTAGAACTTGTCGCTGGCGTCGGCCACAGCGTCGTATATAGCGGTCTGACCACGAGGCTCTAGGTTTGCGATCGTTTTCTGAATCAGCTCAGTGTCGTTGGTGAAATCCTGAACGACTGGTGTGTAGCCGCGCCAACTATTGAACTCCATGACCATTACTTTGTCGTCCGGGCCCAGCCGTTCAAGATACGCCTTGACGCCCTCGGCCACCCTCTCCATTCGGCCGCGCATGCTACCGCTCGTGTCAATAAGGAAGACGGTTGCGATCATGCGAGAGGACTGCAGGGTGAAGTCAGTAATCGGTATCTCATCCTCGTAAAGCCTTAGCGTGAGGTCCCCGTTCAAAGAGATCTCCTCACCAGTGTAGTAGCGAAAG encodes the following:
- a CDS encoding vWA domain-containing protein yields the protein MNRTKRAFLTYEALVLAVICLLLISPLAHSETKFLPGFKPAVLKIVNLDISNFPTVNCEVAFRYYTGEEISLNGDLTLRLYEDEIPITDFTLQSSRMIATVFLIDTSGSMRGRMERVAEGVKAYLERLGPDDKVMVMEFNSWRGYTPVVQDFTNDTELIQKTIANLEPRGQTAIYDAVADASDKFYPTYRDAAKVIIVLSDGEDNNSVREWFTAISFAKEHNIRIFFVALGPEADTRTFSRICRETDGKVFTAPTEESLPDTYESISKSVRARGAVLSYQTNGNVTADGRPHYLQVGVYKGAKLWAKSSLKSYKFRILKTADQLARDEQARQALKEKKEQDAAAAAQAKEAPEKAKAAEAAETPKPDAKEGEQAKEKPAAEAEPKSEAKSEEQQKKEESKEKPKAEKKGE